Genomic window (Jeotgalibaca ciconiae):
TTAAAAAAGTAATTGAAATTCCGTTAAATGAGGTTGAAAAGGGTAATCTCCAACATTCCGCGGATACATTGCGCAAAGTCATTAGAGATTCTTTTGCAGAATTAGAATTGAGCGAGGATAATTAATTTTTTAGCAGTTAAGGGTGCTTTAGAAGGTGCCTTTAACTGCTTTTTTTGTTTTCTTGGAGAATACTTCAGATGAAAGCTAAAAAGATTCTCGGTCCGATGATTCTGGGTCTTTTTATAATGTTCTTTTGCCAATCTCATTCAGTGGCAAGCTTTCTATGCTTTCACTGTATGAGAATAATGACGAATTTCATTCAGTGGCAACTCGACTCAGCCTTCACTTGACGATATTAGGTATTAATTTCATCTAGTGGGGACAAAATCATTGTTCAGTAAACAGAATAAGGCAACCAGGATTGTTTCGTTAGACATTTATGGCAGAAATCCTCAACAATTAAAAAAGCACTCTATCTCATAATAAGATAAAGTGCTTAACGACTTCTTAATCTAGCATTTTAAATTTTTCTTGGAATAATGGGCTAACAGAACGGTTTTCGTGAATTCGTTTGATTGCTTCTGCAATCAATTGAGAGACAGAGATTTGCACAATTTTATCGGTTAGTTTTTCTTTTGGTAAATTAATTGAGTCTGTTACAATTACTTCTTTAATAGCAGAGTTTTCCAGACGCTCCATTGCGGGTCCTGATAGTACTGCATGCGTGCAGCAAGCATACACTTCAACTGCTCCAGCATCTTTCAATGCTTGAGCTGCCAGCGTAATTGTTCCTGCAGTATCAATCATATCATCAATCAAGATACATTTTTTACCTTTTACGTCTCCAATAATATTCATTACCTCAGCAACGTTCGCTTTTGGTCGTCTCTTATCGATAATAGCAATTGGTGCATGAATAAATTCTGCTAGTTTTCTAGCACGTGTTACTCCACCATGGTCAGGTGAAACAACTACCACGTCATCATTTGCTAGCATTTCGTTGTCTAAGAAATAATTTGCTAATAATGGTGAGCCCAATAAATGATCTACTGGAATATCAAAGAAACCTTGAATTTGAGGGGCATGCAAGTCAAGTGCCAACACACGATCTGCGCCCGCCATTGTGATCATATTCGCAACGAGTTTTGCAGTAATTGGTTCACGTGACTGAGCTTTACGATCTTGACGTGCATAACCATAGTAAGGAATAACAACGTTAATTGTTTTTGCACTTGCGCGTTTCAATGCATCAATCATGATAAGCAGTTCCATTAAATGATCATTTACTGGAAAACTTGTTGATTGGATAACATAGACATGCGCTCCACGAATACTTTCATCGATGTTAATTTTTACTTCGCCATCACTAAATTGTGTAGATGATACAACACCTAATTCTACGCCAACTTCTTCTGCAATTTTTTCAGCCAATGGAATGTTGGAACTCAAGGAAAAAATTTTCAATTTTGGGTCTTTATATTGTTCTGTTATCATATCTGCCTCCGCTAACCATCTATTCTTTTTTTGAAATACCCTTCAGTTATTATAATAAGCTTTTAAAAAAATAAAACAACTATCCTTTTTGATTATTTGAAGGTGGTAATTTATCCCAATATCCTTCTTTATTTTCTTGCCGAGCACGAGCAATTCCCATAGCGCCTTCCGGTACGTCTTTTGTGATGGTTGAACCAGCTGCCAAGAACGTATTTTTATCTATGGTCACTGGCGCAACTACGTTTACATTGCATCCGATAAAAGTGTTATCCCCGATTGTCGAACGATGTTTTTTCTTTCCATCGTAGTTTACAAACACTGTGCCGCAACCAACATTGATATTCTCGCCAAGATCCGCATCTCCAACATAAGTCAGGTGGCCAACTTTCGTGTCTTTACCAACTGTCGCGTTCTTTATCTCAACAAAGTTTCCGATATGAACGGCTTCGCCGATTTTGCTATTTGGACGAATATGGCTGTAAGGTCCAACATTACTATTCGATGCCATTTCTGAATGTTCAATCATGGAACTCGTTACTTTTACATAGTCTCCTATTGTAGAATCACAAATTTCAGACTGAGAGCCGATAAAGCACTCTTCACCGATAATGGTTTTCCCTCTTAACACTACTCCTGGCTCAATAATGGAATCAGATCCAATCACTACTTCTGAGTCAATGTAAGTATGATCTGGATCAATAATGGTAACTCCATTACGCATATGTTTTTCATTGATACGCTTTTTCATTGTTTTAGCTGCTTCAGCTAATGCAACACGGTCATTCACGCCTAATGCTTCTTCCATGTCGGCCATTTGATAAGCAGAGACAATTTCCCCCTGTGCTTTGATAATCTCAATCACATCTGGTAAGTAGTACTCACCTTGCGAGTTATCGTTTTTCACTTGAGAAAGTGCTTCAAAAAGTGCTTCATTATCAAATACGTACGTTCCTGTATTAATTTCATTTACTTTTGCTTCTTCTTCGGTCGAGTCTTTTTGTTCCACGATTTTCTCTACAAGCTGATCGTTATTTCGAATAATTCGTCCATAACCAAACGGATCTTCCGCATGTGCAGACAGAACAGTCGCCTTCGCTTGTTGCTCTTCATGATGTTTTACTAATTTGTTTAGAGTTTCTCCCGTAAGCAGAGGTGTATCACCACAGATTACCAAGGTTGTTCCCTTTTCTTTACCAATAACCGATTCCGCTTGTAAAACAGCATGACCAGTTCCCAATTGCTCTTCTTGAAGAACAAATTCAGAACGATTTCCAACAGTTTCTTTAACTGTCTCAGCACCGTGTCCAACAATGGTTACTACTTTATCTACTCCAGCTACTTCGACTTGATCAATCACATGTTCTACCATAGCCTTTCCGCAAACCTTGTGGAGGACTTTGTATAATTTACTTCTCATTCGAGTTCCTTGACCAGCAGCAAGAACAATTGCATAACGTTTCGTCATATAACTTTCTCCTTCGTTTATCTGAATCACACCAAAATATCGTACCTGAAAAAAAGCGAACAATCAACTTTTGTAAGGGCTTGAATAACGATTTTTCTCCATTTTCTCATATTATTTTGAGTCTGTACAACGAAAATCGTCATAAGAACCAAAAAACCTTCATACACTCACTGTATGAAGGTGATTCTTAATCAAAATAACTTCCTAATCCCACTTCCATTGTACGGTTGCGTAAATCAATGCCATTTACACGAATCAATGAAGTATAGTCTTCTGTTTCTTTGTTATCTGTATAAGCTGCTTCAGCAAACACTGTAACTCCAACTGTTTCTGAATCAAATTCTTCCACCATACTTCTCATTCCATTTACAGTTCCGCCGCCTTTCATAAAATCATCGACGATTAGGACACGTGAACCGCTTGGTAAACTACGTTTGGATAACTCCATTTTTTCAATTCGATCAGAAGATCCCGAAACATAATTGATGCTCACAGTAGATCCTTCTGTAATTTTCGAATCACGGCGAACAATTACAAAAGGAATATTCAAGTAATTCGCTACAGCTTGAGCAATTGGAACTCCTTTTGTCGCAATCGTCATGACTGCTGTTACATTTTTGTCTTTATACTCTGCAGCAATAATTCTACCGGCTTGCTGTAAAATTTCCGGATCGCCTAATATATCAGAAAGATACACATATCCTCCGGGAAGCAAACGTTCTTTGGAAGTCATATACGCACACAAATCCTCAACATAGACCTTCGCTTCATCTGCTGGAATAGAAGGAGTGAAACGCACCCCTCCAGCCGCTCCTGGTAAAGTATCAATAAATCCAAAGCCGTTCGTTTCAAAAGTACGTTTTATAATAGTT
Coding sequences:
- a CDS encoding ribose-phosphate diphosphokinase, whose product is MTEQYKDPKLKIFSLSSNIPLAEKIAEEVGVELGVVSSTQFSDGEVKINIDESIRGAHVYVIQSTSFPVNDHLMELLIMIDALKRASAKTINVVIPYYGYARQDRKAQSREPITAKLVANMITMAGADRVLALDLHAPQIQGFFDIPVDHLLGSPLLANYFLDNEMLANDDVVVVSPDHGGVTRARKLAEFIHAPIAIIDKRRPKANVAEVMNIIGDVKGKKCILIDDMIDTAGTITLAAQALKDAGAVEVYACCTHAVLSGPAMERLENSAIKEVIVTDSINLPKEKLTDKIVQISVSQLIAEAIKRIHENRSVSPLFQEKFKMLD
- the glmU gene encoding bifunctional UDP-N-acetylglucosamine diphosphorylase/glucosamine-1-phosphate N-acetyltransferase GlmU; the protein is MTKRYAIVLAAGQGTRMRSKLYKVLHKVCGKAMVEHVIDQVEVAGVDKVVTIVGHGAETVKETVGNRSEFVLQEEQLGTGHAVLQAESVIGKEKGTTLVICGDTPLLTGETLNKLVKHHEEQQAKATVLSAHAEDPFGYGRIIRNNDQLVEKIVEQKDSTEEEAKVNEINTGTYVFDNEALFEALSQVKNDNSQGEYYLPDVIEIIKAQGEIVSAYQMADMEEALGVNDRVALAEAAKTMKKRINEKHMRNGVTIIDPDHTYIDSEVVIGSDSIIEPGVVLRGKTIIGEECFIGSQSEICDSTIGDYVKVTSSMIEHSEMASNSNVGPYSHIRPNSKIGEAVHIGNFVEIKNATVGKDTKVGHLTYVGDADLGENINVGCGTVFVNYDGKKKHRSTIGDNTFIGCNVNVVAPVTIDKNTFLAAGSTITKDVPEGAMGIARARQENKEGYWDKLPPSNNQKG
- the purR gene encoding pur operon repressor translates to MKIKRSDRLVDITYYLLNHPHKLISLTYFAQKYKSAKSSISEDLTIIKRTFETNGFGFIDTLPGAAGGVRFTPSIPADEAKVYVEDLCAYMTSKERLLPGGYVYLSDILGDPEILQQAGRIIAAEYKDKNVTAVMTIATKGVPIAQAVANYLNIPFVIVRRDSKITEGSTVSINYVSGSSDRIEKMELSKRSLPSGSRVLIVDDFMKGGGTVNGMRSMVEEFDSETVGVTVFAEAAYTDNKETEDYTSLIRVNGIDLRNRTMEVGLGSYFD